Proteins from a genomic interval of Desulfitibacter alkalitolerans DSM 16504:
- a CDS encoding universal stress protein, which yields MFQKVLICSDVSDASNILVGCGQELKGIGVHEVILGHAINAAGVEVRFNEDAHRDTLPTDILDMLEKQKAILEQGGLSVSIQVGEGSPAKVLNEMAEKNNVSAIIVGSHGKDIVKRATWGSVSSELITTARKPVFLVKVKVDEADKVILACRKLFNHILYLTDFSRTAEKALDYLEVIIRQTGCPVTLLHVQERDKLEELAESAPELHSEIFKDITAKRAHTVKFSLEAIKSRLESAGSTLVKLSSPKGRPVDLVMDTIRNNNELSLVVMGSQGKGFVKELFFGSLSLQVSRYSPIPVLLVPAKI from the coding sequence TTAAAGGTATTGGCGTTCATGAGGTTATCCTTGGACATGCAATTAACGCTGCAGGAGTAGAGGTAAGGTTTAACGAAGACGCCCATAGAGATACTTTACCAACCGATATATTGGACATGCTGGAAAAACAAAAGGCCATTTTGGAGCAGGGGGGATTAAGTGTCTCTATTCAGGTTGGAGAAGGCAGTCCAGCCAAGGTGCTAAATGAAATGGCTGAAAAGAACAATGTTTCAGCAATAATAGTGGGCTCCCATGGTAAAGACATAGTAAAAAGGGCCACATGGGGAAGCGTGTCATCTGAATTAATTACCACGGCAAGAAAACCTGTATTTTTAGTTAAAGTAAAGGTTGATGAAGCAGACAAGGTAATTCTCGCATGCAGAAAACTATTTAATCATATCTTGTACCTAACAGATTTCTCAAGGACTGCCGAAAAAGCTCTGGACTACCTTGAAGTGATAATTCGCCAGACAGGCTGCCCTGTTACCCTGCTTCATGTCCAAGAGCGTGATAAACTGGAAGAGCTTGCCGAGAGTGCTCCCGAATTGCATTCTGAAATATTTAAGGACATTACTGCAAAAAGAGCACATACTGTCAAATTCAGCCTTGAGGCTATAAAATCCAGACTTGAGTCTGCTGGATCAACCCTGGTTAAATTGAGCAGTCCCAAGGGAAGACCTGTGGATCTTGTAATGGATACCATTAGGAATAATAATGAGCTTTCTCTTGTAGTAATGGGAAGCCAGGGAAAAGGTTTTGTAAAAGAGTTGTTTTTCGGTAGTCTTAGCTTACAAGTATCTCGCTATTCCCCTATACCAGTTTTATTAGTACCGGCTAAAATTTAA
- the rbr gene encoding rubrerythrin codes for MKDLKGTKTEKNLWEAFAGESQARNKYTYWASVAKKEGYEQIAGVFLETADNEKEHAKRALKFLNGIGTTEENLEKAAAGENFEWTDMYKRMEKEAKEEGFDEIAEFFHETGEVEEEHEKRFRALLDNIKNGRVFKRDEEVKWHCRNCGYVHVGKEAPELCPACVHPQSHYQIKPENY; via the coding sequence ATGAAGGATTTAAAAGGCACAAAAACAGAAAAAAACCTCTGGGAAGCATTTGCTGGCGAATCACAAGCTCGAAACAAATATACTTACTGGGCCAGCGTGGCCAAGAAGGAAGGCTATGAGCAGATTGCGGGAGTTTTTCTAGAAACTGCCGACAATGAAAAGGAGCATGCTAAAAGAGCATTAAAATTTTTAAATGGCATTGGAACCACAGAAGAAAATTTAGAAAAGGCTGCTGCCGGTGAGAATTTTGAATGGACAGACATGTACAAGCGTATGGAAAAGGAAGCCAAGGAAGAGGGCTTTGATGAAATTGCAGAGTTTTTCCACGAAACAGGAGAGGTAGAAGAAGAGCATGAAAAACGATTTAGAGCTCTTTTGGACAACATCAAAAATGGCAGAGTATTTAAGCGAGACGAAGAAGTAAAATGGCACTGTAGAAATTGCGGCTATGTTCATGTAGGAAAAGAAGCCCCTGAATTATGTCCAGCCTGTGTTCACCCCCAATCCCATTACCAGATCAAACCCGAAAACTACTAG
- a CDS encoding PAS domain S-box protein, whose amino-acid sequence MKTIDHRKVDLHKKIDEILKTRKIDAAFLSSKTMDEILEEISIYHQELEYQNKELMRIQEDLEKSQKYYYSLFNEAPIGYVTFHKDYIIHMTNLAFENMVGLDKLELRDISFARLIKEDYQDAFYFHIRKLLKQQSPQSVELVLKTSGQDIFVKIKSNILKKADSSLIRCAVLDISMEKEAERKLRESEEKFRTIIENSNDIIYALSLQGDLLYVSPNWKGLLGHEVNEVEGYNLAFFIHQEDVNRVLACIHRIALDNCPIEPVEFRVRHKNGQWRYYETRISIVEKDAGHLLLGIARDITERKKMENVLKKEKELLRITLSSVGDGIITTDKNGSITMMNQAAQKLTGWNKGESIKEYLHAAVHIFEDREQISATNKFSFLLKRDAAEKYISCSAAPIRNEQDEIQGLAFVLRDVTEEKKKQEEIEFLSYHDQLTGLYNRRFFEEELKRLDTERNLPLSVVMADVNGLKLTNDAFGYKTGDKLLKKAAEVIKSECRADEIVARLGGDEFVILLPKTSQETAEKIVDRIKQSISNTKMELTGLSVSFGWHTKVSTHEDVSETLKNAEDLLFRHKLFESPSIRGKTIRTIISTLHEKNKREELHSQRVSYLCEAMGVAMQLSSREIKELKTVGLLHDIGKVSIDDNVLNKVDSLTQDEWNELKRHPEIGYRILSSVNDMSEIAEFVLAHHENYDGSGYPKGLKGDEIPLQARIIRIVDAYDAMTNNRTYGNILDEDKVIIELQEGAGTKYDAGLVSIFIKQVLTNLELIKNLNGKTSQNV is encoded by the coding sequence ATGAAAACCATAGACCACCGAAAAGTTGATCTGCATAAAAAAATTGATGAGATATTAAAAACAAGAAAAATTGACGCAGCTTTTTTAAGCAGTAAAACCATGGATGAGATTCTAGAAGAAATTTCAATATACCATCAAGAACTTGAGTATCAAAACAAAGAATTAATGCGCATACAAGAGGACCTGGAGAAATCACAAAAATACTATTACAGCCTCTTTAATGAGGCGCCTATAGGATATGTAACCTTTCATAAGGACTATATTATTCATATGACTAACCTGGCTTTTGAGAATATGGTTGGTCTGGATAAACTTGAATTGAGGGATATTTCCTTTGCAAGGCTTATTAAAGAAGACTATCAGGATGCTTTTTACTTTCATATTAGAAAGCTTCTTAAGCAGCAGTCCCCTCAAAGTGTTGAGCTGGTTTTGAAGACCAGCGGTCAGGATATATTTGTAAAAATCAAAAGCAACATCTTGAAAAAGGCTGATTCGTCTTTAATCAGGTGTGCCGTTTTAGACATTAGTATGGAAAAAGAAGCAGAAAGGAAGCTGCGGGAAAGTGAGGAAAAATTCAGAACCATTATTGAAAATTCCAATGACATAATCTATGCATTGTCATTACAAGGGGACTTGTTATATGTTTCACCTAACTGGAAGGGCCTCTTGGGACACGAGGTTAACGAGGTTGAAGGATACAATCTAGCTTTTTTTATCCACCAGGAGGATGTGAATAGGGTGCTGGCCTGTATTCACAGGATTGCTCTAGATAATTGCCCAATAGAGCCTGTGGAGTTTAGAGTTCGTCATAAAAATGGACAGTGGCGGTATTATGAAACCAGGATATCCATAGTGGAAAAGGATGCCGGACACTTATTGCTTGGTATTGCCCGTGACATAACAGAACGTAAGAAGATGGAAAATGTATTAAAAAAAGAAAAAGAACTTCTTAGAATCACCCTCTCATCTGTGGGAGACGGGATTATTACCACTGACAAAAATGGCAGTATTACCATGATGAATCAAGCAGCCCAAAAGCTTACTGGCTGGAACAAGGGAGAGAGTATAAAAGAATATTTACATGCAGCAGTCCATATTTTTGAAGATAGAGAACAGATAAGCGCAACAAATAAATTTAGTTTTTTATTAAAGAGAGATGCAGCAGAAAAATACATTTCCTGCAGTGCAGCTCCCATAAGGAATGAGCAGGACGAAATTCAGGGTTTAGCCTTTGTACTAAGGGATGTTACAGAGGAAAAGAAAAAGCAGGAGGAAATAGAATTTTTAAGCTATCATGATCAATTAACAGGCCTTTATAACAGAAGATTTTTCGAAGAAGAGTTGAAGCGGCTTGATACAGAAAGGAACCTGCCTCTTTCGGTGGTCATGGCTGACGTGAATGGGTTGAAGCTGACAAATGATGCCTTTGGCTATAAGACGGGTGATAAGCTCCTGAAAAAGGCAGCAGAAGTTATTAAAAGTGAATGTCGGGCTGATGAGATAGTAGCCAGGTTAGGGGGAGATGAATTTGTAATCCTGCTGCCTAAAACCAGTCAAGAAACAGCAGAGAAAATAGTGGATAGAATCAAGCAGTCTATTTCAAATACTAAGATGGAGCTCACTGGCCTATCAGTTTCCTTTGGATGGCACACAAAGGTAAGCACCCATGAGGATGTTAGTGAAACCCTAAAGAACGCTGAGGATTTACTGTTTAGGCATAAACTATTTGAAAGTCCAAGCATCAGGGGAAAGACAATCAGAACAATTATTAGTACCCTGCACGAAAAAAACAAAAGAGAGGAGCTGCACTCTCAAAGGGTCAGCTATTTATGTGAGGCAATGGGGGTGGCAATGCAGCTAAGCAGCAGGGAAATAAAGGAGCTTAAAACAGTAGGGCTGCTTCATGATATTGGAAAAGTATCTATTGATGATAATGTGCTCAATAAAGTTGATTCCCTTACACAAGATGAGTGGAATGAATTAAAGCGTCATCCTGAAATAGGATACAGGATACTAAGCTCAGTCAATGACATGTCTGAAATAGCAGAATTTGTGCTTGCCCATCACGAAAACTATGATGGAAGTGGTTATCCCAAGGGCTTGAAGGGAGACGAGATTCCTTTACAGGCAAGAATTATAAGAATCGTGGATGCTTATGATGCAATGACTAACAATAGAACATATGGTAATATTCTTGATGAAGATAAGGTGATAATTGAACTTCAAGAAGGTGCAGGTACAAAGTATGATGCAGGCCTTGTTTCAATATTTATCAAGCAAGTTTTAACGAATCTAGAGCTTATAAAAAATTTAAATGGAAAAACTTCACAAAATGTTTAA
- a CDS encoding CheR family methyltransferase, with product MINSIPQSSEARTESTYYVGIGASAGGLEALVSFFKEMPEDTGMVFIVIQHLSPDYKSLMNELLARHTRMSIEIAQDGIAAQPNTIYLIPPRKNLSIFHGKFYLEEQKSRGLNLPIDIFFRSLAADKNKNAIGVILSGTGSDGTLGIRAIKEAGGMVMVQDDQSAKFDGMPRSSISTGLVDYILPPEKMPEELLNYIKHPFIKKSATLDNIMSKNIDTLTKIILMLRDHSGIDFSFYKENTIIRRLERRVSINRFNTLEEYLVFLSESSKEKDILYRELLIGVTRFFRDQEVFNSINEKVLPKLTYGKKAIRIWSAGCSTGEEVYSLAMLFSEYITKNKIDCEIKIFATDIDRDAVEFAGQGLYPESIVADVDPVLLTKYFTRKENGYQINDTIRKKVVFATHNLLKDPPFSKLDLIVCRNLFIYLKPEMQQRLLAMFYYSLNSDGFLVMGSSESIGEMSEAFQAVDSKWKIYKYKEGYKSPLIRDLPIPRNHAYEGLGYTSLANSPKFKMEKLMESAISAVLPPAIIVDDEDNIIHVVNDVSKFFQIKPGRFSQNLYSNLNNDLSIVVNNLLRRLKTTNNQVIFEKYNSSNGLEKYKVIIEGRVIYLDKKAFYLLSFSSEEVKPNKAEEFTVTVDMGIESRVEELEKELQITKESLQATVEELETSNEELQSSNEELIASNEELQSTNEELQSVNEELYTVNSEHQTKIEELIRLNNDLDNLLKNTEVGALYLDRNLCIRKITPLVTSITNILPGDIGRPISHISVMNQYSDLLTDIYSVVEELKSVDKEIRDGKGNVWLARIRPYRTEYNSVEGIMMTFFDISRIKELERELKHNCDLLEKVLENSPIIKIMTNSEGFITYANKKVEDIFGKSARDVVGAFSFPKEFAIDLEQETPFAVLKRTLQPLNGYKYYMKAAGNEKLLLTVNAVPVMGHNEGFDGGVFTIHIEKGGIS from the coding sequence TTGATTAATTCAATTCCCCAATCCTCGGAAGCCAGGACAGAATCTACATATTATGTTGGCATAGGCGCATCTGCTGGCGGACTTGAAGCCCTTGTATCTTTTTTTAAAGAAATGCCTGAGGATACAGGCATGGTTTTTATAGTAATCCAGCACCTTTCTCCTGACTACAAAAGCTTGATGAATGAATTGCTCGCACGTCATACCAGGATGTCCATTGAAATTGCCCAGGACGGTATTGCTGCTCAGCCTAATACAATTTATCTAATCCCCCCCAGAAAGAATTTATCTATCTTTCATGGCAAGTTTTATCTAGAAGAGCAAAAGAGCAGAGGATTAAACCTGCCAATAGACATCTTTTTCCGTTCCCTGGCAGCTGACAAAAATAAAAATGCCATAGGAGTTATCCTGTCAGGTACTGGCAGTGATGGAACCCTGGGCATACGTGCAATCAAGGAAGCCGGCGGCATGGTTATGGTACAGGATGATCAGAGTGCCAAATTTGATGGCATGCCTCGCAGCTCAATTTCAACTGGGCTCGTTGATTACATTCTTCCTCCTGAAAAAATGCCGGAGGAGCTGCTAAATTACATTAAACACCCATTTATTAAGAAAAGTGCAACCCTGGATAATATTATGTCCAAGAACATAGACACCCTTACCAAAATAATCCTTATGCTGAGGGACCATAGTGGTATTGATTTTTCTTTTTACAAGGAGAACACCATTATCCGCCGTTTGGAGCGCAGGGTAAGCATCAACCGTTTCAATACCCTGGAAGAATATCTGGTGTTTTTATCAGAGTCAAGCAAAGAAAAAGACATCCTCTACCGGGAGCTGTTAATTGGGGTGACCAGGTTCTTCCGTGACCAGGAAGTTTTTAATAGTATCAATGAAAAGGTTTTACCAAAGCTGACATACGGTAAAAAGGCAATTCGTATTTGGTCTGCTGGCTGTTCTACAGGGGAGGAGGTTTATTCCCTGGCCATGCTCTTTAGTGAATACATAACCAAGAATAAGATTGATTGTGAGATAAAAATCTTTGCTACAGACATAGATCGTGATGCCGTTGAATTTGCTGGACAGGGGCTTTATCCAGAAAGCATTGTGGCAGATGTTGACCCGGTTCTCCTTACCAAATATTTTACTCGTAAAGAAAATGGATACCAGATAAATGATACAATTCGCAAAAAGGTTGTATTTGCCACCCATAACCTATTAAAGGATCCGCCCTTTTCCAAACTGGATTTGATTGTTTGCAGAAATCTCTTTATATATTTAAAGCCCGAGATGCAGCAAAGGCTGCTGGCAATGTTCTATTATTCCCTGAATTCAGATGGATTTTTAGTGATGGGCAGCAGTGAATCCATTGGAGAAATGAGTGAAGCTTTTCAAGCAGTTGATAGCAAATGGAAAATATATAAATACAAGGAAGGCTATAAATCACCTTTAATAAGGGACTTGCCAATTCCAAGGAATCATGCCTATGAAGGTTTGGGATATACCAGCCTTGCAAATTCCCCCAAGTTTAAAATGGAAAAATTAATGGAGAGTGCCATTTCTGCAGTATTACCCCCAGCAATTATAGTTGATGATGAGGATAATATAATTCATGTGGTTAATGATGTTAGCAAATTTTTTCAGATTAAGCCCGGGCGGTTTTCTCAAAACCTTTACTCTAATTTAAACAATGATTTATCAATAGTGGTGAATAACCTTCTAAGGCGTTTAAAAACAACAAACAACCAGGTTATTTTTGAAAAATACAACAGCTCTAATGGTCTTGAGAAATATAAGGTTATTATTGAAGGACGAGTCATATATCTGGACAAGAAGGCCTTCTATTTGTTGAGTTTTTCTTCTGAGGAAGTAAAACCCAACAAAGCAGAAGAGTTTACTGTAACTGTGGATATGGGTATTGAAAGCAGAGTGGAAGAATTAGAAAAGGAGCTGCAGATTACTAAAGAAAGTCTTCAGGCAACTGTTGAGGAGTTAGAAACCTCCAATGAGGAGCTGCAGTCCTCCAATGAAGAGCTCATAGCCTCCAATGAAGAATTACAAAGTACAAATGAAGAACTTCAATCTGTAAATGAGGAGCTCTACACAGTTAATTCTGAGCACCAGACCAAAATCGAAGAGCTGATTAGATTAAATAACGACCTGGACAACCTGTTGAAAAATACTGAAGTAGGTGCTCTGTATCTGGACCGTAATCTCTGCATACGCAAGATAACACCACTGGTCACCAGTATTACCAACATACTGCCTGGAGATATTGGCAGACCAATATCACACATATCTGTTATGAATCAATACAGTGATTTGCTCACTGACATATATAGTGTAGTAGAGGAGTTAAAAAGTGTAGATAAAGAGATTCGCGATGGAAAGGGTAATGTTTGGCTTGCCAGAATACGTCCTTATCGTACTGAATATAACTCAGTAGAAGGAATAATGATGACATTTTTTGATATCAGCAGGATAAAGGAGTTAGAAAGGGAGCTTAAGCACAACTGTGATTTGCTTGAAAAGGTTCTAGAGAATAGTCCAATAATCAAAATCATGACAAACTCTGAAGGATTTATTACCTATGCCAATAAAAAGGTTGAGGATATTTTTGGAAAATCTGCCCGAGATGTTGTTGGAGCCTTTTCCTTTCCAAAAGAATTTGCAATAGATTTGGAACAAGAAACCCCCTTTGCAGTCCTAAAAAGAACCTTACAGCCATTAAATGGATATAAGTATTATATGAAAGCTGCAGGAAACGAAAAGCTGCTATTAACAGTTAATGCAGTACCTGTAATGGGACACAATGAAGGGTTTGATGGAGGGGTCTTTACTATACATATTGAAAAGGGAGGCATATCATGA
- a CDS encoding Ger(x)C family spore germination protein, with the protein MIRFVITVMLILSIISMGIGCWDVQDITDRAFITAIGLDAGEAGNSLKYKVTFEIVRPFALKARNQGISQEHEPAAIVQTIEADSINMAFEQLQARIARPLTWAHLRLVLVGEELARQSFLDIVDFFNRHPETQMRIQLLFVQDGQARDMLYIKPLLEPYASAELVAMAQVELDFSLVRSNPFFNFVEDLRRREGRGFVPRAIVSEEGNAAIKHGGAVFNNWKLAGWLSSSETRAANWITGRAAANVDGNMEGGTYTYSVDRRSISIIPHAEKGDISFNVRLKTDGTMVQRQGKHLHLSNPENIRKLEILFSQIIKNQIEEAVYKAQRDFGVDYLGFDMAMKKRMPRIYEGLDWEETFPNIPINVEVQAHITRFGLAP; encoded by the coding sequence ATGATTAGATTTGTTATTACAGTCATGTTGATATTATCCATAATATCAATGGGAATAGGCTGCTGGGACGTACAGGACATCACTGATAGGGCCTTTATCACAGCCATTGGCTTAGATGCTGGTGAAGCAGGCAATAGTCTTAAATATAAGGTTACATTTGAAATAGTAAGGCCCTTTGCCTTAAAGGCCCGAAATCAAGGCATTAGCCAGGAACATGAACCTGCTGCAATTGTTCAAACAATAGAAGCCGATAGTATTAATATGGCTTTTGAACAGCTTCAGGCAAGAATAGCCAGGCCGTTAACCTGGGCTCACTTAAGGCTGGTTCTTGTTGGAGAGGAGCTTGCACGACAAAGCTTTTTGGATATTGTTGATTTTTTTAATAGGCATCCGGAAACCCAAATGCGTATTCAACTATTATTTGTACAGGATGGACAAGCCAGGGATATGTTATACATCAAACCTTTATTAGAGCCGTATGCATCTGCAGAACTTGTTGCCATGGCACAAGTGGAGTTGGATTTTTCCCTTGTGAGGAGCAATCCCTTCTTTAATTTTGTGGAGGATCTGAGAAGAAGGGAAGGAAGAGGTTTTGTGCCCAGAGCTATTGTATCCGAAGAAGGAAACGCTGCAATTAAACATGGGGGAGCAGTATTTAATAATTGGAAGCTTGCGGGATGGCTTAGCAGCAGCGAAACCAGGGCTGCAAATTGGATTACTGGACGTGCTGCTGCCAATGTTGATGGTAATATGGAAGGAGGCACCTATACCTATTCTGTGGACAGAAGGTCTATAAGTATTATTCCCCACGCTGAAAAGGGAGACATAAGCTTTAATGTAAGACTAAAAACTGATGGAACAATGGTCCAACGCCAGGGGAAGCACCTGCATCTTTCTAATCCTGAGAATATTAGAAAGTTAGAGATTCTATTTTCCCAGATCATAAAAAACCAAATAGAAGAGGCAGTTTACAAGGCCCAAAGGGACTTTGGCGTGGACTATTTAGGATTTGACATGGCCATGAAAAAACGTATGCCTAGGATTTATGAAGGACTAGACTGGGAGGAGACCTTCCCAAACATTCCTATAAATGTGGAAGTCCAGGCCCACATTACTAGATTTGGACTGGCACCATGA
- a CDS encoding GerAB/ArcD/ProY family transporter, which produces MNEQQLKGKSLDKLDVRLLTIVIILAVFEFELFSFARGLVELAGQDVWLSVLLGTFALLMVIYLLVKLTGRFPREDLFQYSKRVWGKPLAFIISVSYLLYWFVFLAVLFNDFSLANRLLFLPETPLLIPMMLIGIGALWLAAYGFTALVKFFQLMFPFMAVLLFIVVGLSLKEISFDNFLPVFSNGYVPIFKGALFYLGLFQGVEVILFLAPFLFKPQNAVKPAFLGIGVLSIFAFTSAGAAVGTLGVENVKTTVWPGLATVSIIHLPGFPVERFELFLTLPWLIAIFTTICLFIYLLSHGIMEIFGISNKKLVIFLVTASAIAASYLIPNQAWTMVIREYFSWLTILFIAVIPISTLIIAIVRGKEGER; this is translated from the coding sequence ATGAATGAACAGCAGTTAAAGGGAAAGTCCTTGGACAAGCTTGATGTTAGGCTGCTAACTATAGTGATTATACTGGCAGTTTTTGAATTTGAGCTATTTTCCTTTGCCAGGGGTTTGGTTGAATTAGCCGGCCAGGACGTATGGTTGTCTGTGCTGCTGGGCACCTTTGCTTTACTAATGGTCATTTATTTATTAGTTAAATTAACCGGCAGATTTCCCAGGGAGGATCTATTTCAGTACAGTAAAAGGGTGTGGGGAAAGCCCCTGGCTTTTATCATATCTGTGAGCTATCTTCTTTACTGGTTTGTTTTCTTAGCTGTGCTTTTTAACGATTTTAGTCTGGCAAACAGGTTATTATTCCTGCCTGAAACACCACTATTAATTCCCATGATGCTAATAGGAATTGGAGCCTTGTGGCTGGCTGCCTATGGATTTACTGCACTAGTGAAGTTTTTTCAATTAATGTTTCCCTTTATGGCAGTGTTATTGTTTATAGTGGTTGGATTAAGCTTAAAAGAAATAAGTTTTGATAATTTTCTTCCGGTGTTTAGTAACGGTTATGTACCAATTTTCAAAGGGGCACTTTTTTATTTAGGTCTTTTTCAAGGAGTTGAAGTTATACTTTTTTTGGCTCCCTTTTTGTTTAAACCTCAAAACGCTGTAAAACCTGCATTCCTGGGAATAGGGGTTTTGAGTATCTTTGCCTTTACAAGTGCTGGTGCAGCAGTTGGAACTTTAGGAGTTGAAAATGTAAAAACCACTGTGTGGCCTGGACTTGCCACCGTAAGTATTATTCATCTTCCGGGATTTCCTGTAGAAAGATTCGAGTTATTCCTGACATTACCATGGTTAATTGCTATTTTCACAACTATTTGCTTGTTCATTTATTTATTATCCCATGGGATCATGGAAATCTTTGGTATTTCCAATAAAAAATTAGTAATTTTCCTGGTTACTGCTTCTGCTATTGCTGCCAGCTATTTAATTCCTAATCAGGCATGGACAATGGTAATACGTGAATACTTTAGCTGGTTGACTATATTGTTTATAGCTGTAATTCCAATAAGCACTTTAATTATAGCAATAGTACGAGGTAAGGAAGGTGAAAGGTAA
- a CDS encoding spore germination protein → MSLIADRIPDDQLIFEQLTVGTRGRKKVVIAYLKDLVNPQILSEVKERINSIKAITLLDISYLERNIENSNISPFPQVEVSTRPDIAEGALFQGRIVILLEDCPEVLLAPATFFDLMDTTEDAYTRWFAAATFFRIARYIMFVLSASLPGFYIALTSFNPEMLPTTLAFLIAAGAEGTPFPVYFEAFVMMGVVEAVRLILIRIPTPVGNAIAIFSGIVLVAAGLFANIFGPAIVIIVTLTIITSFAIPNYDLRTSVRIIQFFTMIMTTMFGMFGFAVAFFYIAIHLATLKSFGIPYMAPLAPLEASGWGHTIYRKNSVDMPQNETYKPLPGVNRGKEKGEENE, encoded by the coding sequence ATGTCTTTAATAGCGGATCGAATACCTGACGACCAGCTAATCTTTGAACAGTTAACTGTAGGTACCAGGGGCAGGAAGAAAGTGGTAATAGCATATCTCAAAGATCTGGTAAATCCGCAAATTCTTTCTGAAGTGAAGGAAAGAATCAATAGCATTAAAGCTATAACTCTTCTGGATATCAGCTACCTGGAGCGCAATATAGAAAATTCAAATATAAGCCCCTTTCCCCAGGTGGAGGTATCCACCAGACCGGATATTGCAGAAGGTGCATTATTTCAAGGACGTATAGTTATTCTCCTGGAGGACTGTCCGGAGGTTCTATTGGCACCTGCCACGTTCTTTGACCTTATGGATACTACAGAAGATGCTTATACAAGGTGGTTTGCAGCAGCCACATTTTTTCGGATAGCCAGGTATATTATGTTTGTTTTATCTGCCTCACTGCCAGGCTTTTATATAGCACTAACATCCTTTAATCCAGAAATGCTGCCAACTACCCTGGCATTTTTAATAGCAGCAGGTGCAGAGGGTACGCCCTTTCCTGTATATTTTGAAGCTTTTGTTATGATGGGTGTTGTAGAAGCTGTAAGATTAATCTTAATCAGGATACCAACTCCAGTTGGAAATGCCATAGCAATTTTTTCAGGAATTGTCCTGGTAGCTGCCGGTCTGTTTGCTAATATTTTTGGGCCCGCAATAGTCATCATTGTTACACTTACAATTATTACTTCCTTTGCAATTCCAAATTATGACTTACGAACTTCTGTGCGAATTATCCAGTTTTTCACAATGATCATGACTACAATGTTTGGAATGTTTGGTTTTGCAGTTGCCTTTTTCTATATTGCAATTCATCTGGCAACACTAAAGTCCTTTGGCATCCCATATATGGCTCCCTTGGCACCCCTGGAAGCTAGTGGATGGGGACATACTATTTATCGCAAAAACAGTGTAGACATGCCTCAAAATGAAACCTATAAGCCATTACCAGGGGTCAATAGGGGTAAGGAAAAGGGTGAAGAAAATGAATGA
- a CDS encoding tautomerase family protein, whose amino-acid sequence MPTITYDGPALSIENKRIAAREITDTICRATNLQPSDIVVVFKENAPENVAVAGKLIADRKKI is encoded by the coding sequence ATGCCAACCATTACCTACGACGGCCCAGCCTTGTCCATAGAGAATAAGCGTATAGCTGCCAGGGAAATTACCGATACTATTTGCAGGGCAACTAATTTGCAGCCATCGGACATTGTAGTGGTTTTCAAGGAGAATGCTCCTGAAAACGTTGCTGTAGCCGGCAAGCTTATTGCCGACAGGAAAAAGATTTAA